The Terriglobales bacterium region AAGACAAGATCTCCCTGCTGCAGCGCGAGCTGGACGTGTTGAAGCGCGAGAACCAGATCCGCGCCGCCACCTATTACGCCGATGCCGGCAACCGCATGCGCTACGAGAACCAGGCCAAGTACGCGGCGGATGACCGCAAGTACCAGGCGGATACGGCCGCCAAGCAGCAGCAACTGGACGCCGCCAAGCAGCAGCTCGAAGACATGCGCGAGCAGTTGCGCAAGGCGGGGCTGCCCTCCTCCTGGGGAGACTAGCGCCGCGACCATCCGGCCTCCAGCGGCCCCCGCGCCGGCTGGAGGCCTTTTTTTGTTGCCTATGGAAACCGTCCTGCTGGTGGAAGACAAAGCGGAACTGCGCGAGATGCTGGTCATCGCGCTGGGGCGCATGGGTTACCAGGTGACGGCCGCCGCCAACCTGGCCGACGCCCTGGCCGCGCTCCGCCGCCAGCCCTATTCCGCCGTGCTCACGGACCTGAAACTGCCCGCGGGCTCGGGCATGGAGGTGATGCGGGCGGCGCTGGAGGCCGACCCCGCCGTTCCGGTCATCATCATGACCGCCTACGGCTCCATCGCCGAAGCGGTGGCGGCCATGCGCGAGGGCGCCTACGACTTCATCCAGAAGCCCATCGACCTGGAGCACCTGCGCCACCTGCTGGCCCGCGCCCTGGAGCGCCAGCAGCTTCTGCGCGAGAACCTGGTGCTCAAGGAAGAGTATGCGCGGCGGCTGGGCTTCCCGCGCATCGTGGGCGAGGACCCGGCGCTGCAGGAAGCGGCGCGCGCCATGCAGCGCATCGCACCCACCGAGACCACGGTGCTGCTGCTGGGCGAGAGCGGGACGGGCAAGGAACTGTTCGCGCGCGCCATCCACCAGCTCAGCGGGCGAGCGGGCAAGCCCTTCGTGGCCCTGAACTGCGCCGCCATCCCCGAGACCCTGGTGGAGAACGAGCTCTTCGGGCACGAGCGCGGCGCCTTTACCGGGGCCGACAGCCGGCGCGCGGGCAAGTTCGAGCTGGCCCACGGCGGCACCATCTTCCTCGACGAGATCGGGGAGCTTCCGGCGGCGGTGCAGTCCAAGCTGCTGCGGGTCCTGGAAGAGCATGTGGTGGAGCGGCTGGGGGGCTCGGCGCCCTTCCGCGTCGACGTACGCGTGATCGCCGCCACCAACCGCGACCTGGAGAGCGCGGCGGAGGCGGGGACTTTCCGCCGCGACCTCTACTATCGCCTGGCCGCCTTCCCCATCCGCATCCCGCCCTTGCGCGAGCGCGGCGGCGACGTGGAGCGCATCGCCGAACATCTGCTGGAGCGCTTCCGCCGCGAGTTGCGCAAGCCCGGCTTGCGCCTGGGCGCCGATGCTCTGGCTGCCCTGCGCGCCCACACCTGGCCGGGCAACGTGCGCGAGCTGGCCAACGTGCTGGAGCGCGCCGCCATCCTCAATGAGGGGGAGTTGCATGCCGCCGACCTGGGCCTGGCGGCCAATGTGCGCGGTGGCGGCGCGGGCGAGGTGACCCTGGAGGGATCGCTCCCCGAGGTGTCGGCGCGCGCAGTGGAATCGGTGGAGCGCGCCAAGATCGAGGCGACTCTGCGGGAATGCAAGTGGAACAAGAGCGCGGCGGCGCAGCGCTTAGGGATCTCCTACAAGACGCTCCTCAACAAGATCCACGCCTACGGGCTGGACTGAATCCTCAGCCCACCAGCAGCAGGATGGCCAGCAGCAACAGGGCCAGCAGCACGCCCCCCAGCATGAGGAACTCGCCCGCCGCGCCCACCAGCGTGCGCAGGGCAAAGAGGTAGTTGGGATCGACGCCGTCGGCGGGAGCGTGGTAGCGCTTCAGGATCTGATAGCCGAGGGCGGCGAAACCCAGCCCGCTCAAGATGCCTAGGGCCGCGATCCACTCACGGTGCATCGGCTCCCTCCACACCACTGCCTGCATGGTAGGGAGTTTCCCTCTCTCTCGACCACTGCCAAAATTACCAGTCCTTGCCACCCCCGCTTGCTCATGCCGTTCTGGGACGAGGGAGAAACCGTCCTGCCTTGCTTAGATGCCCATGGCCGTACGGCCGACTCTGCACGCGTCCACCCTTCCTGCGGCTGGCTTGACCCTGCCAGGCGCGGGTGATATACAGCCGCACAACGCTCCTCGCCAGGAGCGGGAAGATCATGAGAGCTTTGCGTTCCATCCTCGCCGTCATCGGGGTCTTCTTCTGCGCCACCCTGGCCCTGCCGGCGGCCCGGAGGCTGGAGGAGTGGTGGCAGATCCGCTCCGGGCAGGTCTTTTACGTCGAGGGCGGCTACCTGCGAGAGGGGCTGTACTGGCTGGCCTGGGCGCTGGTGGCGCTGGTCCCGATCGTCTACGCGGCCCTGCGGCCCCGCTCTTCCCCCGGCTGGCTGATCCTGGGATTCGGGGTCGTGCTGGTGGGCATGGCGGCCCTGCCCAGCAGCTATGGGGCGGAGGTCTCGCTGCATCGCGGGAAGTTCCTGGAGCAGGTCGGCGATGCCGGCAACCTGCTGGCGGCTTGGGGCAAGAACCACGGCCGCCTTCCCGGCAACCAGGCGGAGCTGGAGGAGGCGCTTCGCTCCCTGCCCCAACCCAGCCCGTTCGCGCGCGCGGGCCAGAGCCTCCCCTATCATCCCGTCTACGTGGGCACAACCGGCGCGGCACAAGTCGCGCCCCGGCCCGGCGACCAGCCCGGCATGCTGCTCTACACCACCAACGCCGACCAGACCGATTGCTGGCTCACGGCGGAGGGGCTGGGCGACAAGGCGGTCTCCTCGCAGCCCGTGATGGTGGAGGACCCCAACGGCGGTCCCTGGACGGTGGAGCAGAAGCTGCCGGTCCCCCCGCCGGCTGCTGCCTCCCCTTCTCCCAAGGCGAGCCGGCAGGCGCGCAAGACAAAACCGTGAGTGGACGCCTTCCCCTTACGCACCCAGCCGGCGCAAGCGCTCCACCTGCTTGATGTGGTGGCGGGTGTGGACCCAGTGGAACTTGCACCACTGCGTCACGCTGAGCGGTCCCAGGATGGGATGGTTGGCGATCTTCACGGAAGCGCCAAAGCGCTGCCGGCACTTTTCCAGGGCGGCGCGCATGGCGGCGAAATCCTCGCGGATGCGGGCCACGGCCTGCTCCGGAGGCAGGCCGCGGGGACGGGTCATCTCCGGCGCCTGGCGCCCTCCCGGCATGTGCCCGGCCTCCACCACCAGGACGGTGGCGATGCCTTCCTTCAGCGTGGCGGGGCGGACCAAGGGCTTGCCCGCCGCCAGCACGCGCTCCATGGCCTTCACCGTGCCGGAGTAGGTGAGCGCCAGATGCTCCAGGATCTCGGCCACGCACCACTTCCCTTCCTTATGGCGGGTGAGCTGTTCGGCAGTGAGGTCGCCGGTGGCACGCTCCAAGGCCCGGTGCAGGCGTTCGAGATGAGAATCCATTCCAATCCGCCCGGTGTCGTTTAGAATTGCGGCTTGCAGGGATGGCCGCGGCGATCCCTCGCATTATAAGGAAAGGTGACGCATGCGCAGAGCCCCTCTCGCACTCCTGGCCCTTGTCCTCCTCGCAGGATGTTCGTCGGAGGCCCCCAAACCCGTGGCTCCGGTGGCCAAGCAGCCGCCCCAGCAGGAGACCCTGACCGGCCGGATGGCCTTCCAGAAGCTCTACCAAGCCGCGCGCTTGTGGAACGCGGACGCGCGCTGCTTCCGCCTGGAGTCGGCCATCACCAAAGAGTCCAACGGCCGGGACGGCAAGTCGGGAGTGTGGCGGGCCATCTTCGCCTCGCCCGGGCGCGGCATCGCCCGGCCCTTCACCTGGTCAGGACTCACCGCCGACGACGCCCCCAATCCCGGAGTCGCGCCCGCCGGACCGGAGGACTCCTTCAACCCCGCCAATACCTCCACCCAGCCCTTCGACATCGTTTATCTGAAGGCCGATTCCGACCAGGCCCTGGAGGTCGCGCAGAAGCACGGCGGCGAGGCCATCCTCAAGAAAGATGCCAACCAGCCCGTGCGCTATATCCTGGATTGGAATCCCAAGAAGAGCCAGTTGGAATGGCACGTGATCTACGGCACCGCCGAGCTGGACGCCAAGCTCAACGTCGCGGTCAACGCTTCTAGCGGGGATTTTGTGAGGGTGGAGAAGTAGCGGCGGTGCGGTCGTGCGCCAGGCGGTCCAGCGCCAGCAGGGCCGGGACCGAGTAGGGTCCGTTGGGATCGACCTTGAGATAGTGCTGGTAGCCGGCCAGGGCCTGCTCGCGCTGCCCCATCCCTTCCAGCGCCTGGGCCAGGCGGAAGAGGGCGCGCGGATTCTCCGCCTCCACCGCCAGCACCTGGCGGGCGCGCTCGGCCGCGGCGGCGTAGTTGCCCGCGTCCAGCTCGTGCTCGGCGGCTTCCAGGATGGGGGTCAGGTCGGGCTTCGGTGGCGCGACCGGAGGCGCCTGGACCGGGCCCATCTTCGCCAACTCCTTGCGCACATCGGAGGCGAAGGGACCCCGAGGTAGCAACTCCAGATAGGCCTCGTACTGCTCGTGCGCCTCCGCCGCTCTGCCCATCCTCTCCAGCGCCAGGGCCAGGCGAAGGTGGGCCATGCTGTCGTAAGGATCCAACTGCAGGGCGTGCACGAAACGCTGGGCGGCGGCGGGGTAGTTGGTCAGGGCGAGGTAGAACTCGCCCAGTTGCAGGTCTTCTTCGCCCCGGCCGGAGCGCGCCTGCGGTGGGCGGTCGCCCAACAGGGGCTCGAGGCGCGCCAGCGCCTGATGCGAGGCCGCCGCGTAGTCGCCCCGCGGCAGGATCCTCAGGTAGGACTGATAGTAGGCGGCGGCATCTTCCACCTCGCCCAGCTTCTCCAGGGTCTCGGCCATGCGGAAGGTGGCTTCGGCGTCGTTGGGCTTGTAGTCGAGGGCGTCACGGTAGCGGCTGACGGCGGCGCGATAGTTACCCTGCTTCCGGTAGAGGTCCCCGACCTCGATGTCCTTGGCGGCACGGTGCGGATCCCACAGGGTCATCTCGTAGGTGCCCTGCACCCCGCCAGCGGGTTTGGCGCCGGAGCCACTGGGCGGTCCGAGATCGATCTGAGTCCCCCGGCTGGAACTCTGATCGGCGGGCACGGGGCGGGAGGACGGCGCCGACCCGCCCTCCGGAGCCTTCTGCTGGCCGGCCTCGGAATCGGGCTTCTTGGTATCGCCCCAGCAGCCGATGCCCACCACGCAGCCGCTCGAGAACTTGTCCTTCAGGCGGGACAGCCTGCTCTTCTTCTGCGCCTGGTCGGCCGGCTGCGGGGAGGAGGGCGTGCTGTCCTGGCTGGCAGGGGGGGCCGGGTCCTGCCCTTGCGCGTAGACCAGGGCCGGGGATGCGAGCGCTGCCGCCAGCGCCAGACTCACCAGGATCCGCGACATCGTTCTGCTATTTTACCTTCGCCGCAGGGACAGGGGAGGCGCCGGCCGACAAAAAAACTGGCCGCTCCGAAAGGGGGGGGGAGCGGCCAGGGGTTCGATCCTCGGGGAGAGGAAGGAAGCTTATCGCTGGGGCGTGGCCCCGGGGGCCGAGGCGTTGCTGGCAGAGGTGTCGGACTCGACGCTGTTGGTCATCAGGTGCACCTCCACCCGGCGGTTGTCGGCCCGCCCCTTGGCAGTCTTGTTGGAGGCGGTGGGCTTGTCCTTGCCCAGCCCGACCATGTAGATACGGTAGGCGGGAATCTGGTAGTTCGACACCAGGTACTGGATGACGGCGTCGGCGCGCCGCTGGCTGAGTTCGTAGTTGTAGGCGGCGTCGCCCACCGAATCCGTCCCGCCCTCCACCTCGACGATGTAGTGCTTCTGCTTGGCCACTTCGGCGCCCAGCTCGTCCAGGGCCTCTTTGGCCTTCGGGCTCAAGTCGGCGCTATTGAAGGCGAAGTGCACCGAGGTATCGACCACGGACTGATAATTGTCGAGGTTGGCGACCACGCCGGTGAGGCGGTTCACGCCGGTGGCGGTCTGCGAGGCCAGCGACTGCGCCTGGTCGGCCTGCTGGCCGGCAGCCTGCGCCCTCTGGTCGGCGGCAGCGGCCTTGCTCTGCACGTCCTGGATCCCGGCCTGGGCCCGGGTGTCAACGTCGCGGATGTCGCGCGCGTTCTTGGCCGTCATCTGGTCCAGCTCATCGGTCTTGTTGACCAGAGGCGTGACCTGCTGGCGGACATAGTTCTTGCTGGCGCAGCCGGTGGCCAGCCCCGTCGCTATCACTACCATCAACGCGAAACTTGTGCGCTTCATGGGAGCCGCTCCTGAGTCCGGAGGGAGCTTGCGGGCGCAGACTTCCTCGGAACCTCGGTCTGGGAGGAGCAACCCGCCGGCCACTTCGCCGCCTCTCCCACTTTTTGCTAGTCCGCTGTACGCCAAGGACTTAGCGCCGGCCTCAAAACGCGGGGCACGGCTGGTCAGGGTCCGACTGCGCAGCCCTTTCCGGCTCAGTAGAATTTTTACCTGTCCGACGGTTCCCCATGGCCCTGAAAGCCATGGGAGAATGATGAGGCCCTACCCCGACCGACGGAGCGCGTCTCCTCAAACATGATTGCGCCCTGGCCTTTGCGTTTGGCTCGCGCGACCCGCCACCTGCCATGGTTCCGCGGGCTGAGCGCCCTCTTGAAGGTTTATCAGCGCACGCTCCCCTCCGATGCCGTGTACCGAATCGAGGATTTCGACGGCGACCTCAAGCTTGATGTCAGCCTCCGCGAGACCATGGGCATCAACCTGTGGCATGCGCCACAGCTGCATGAGAAAGAGGAGCGGAGACTTTTCTGTTCGACGGTCGGGCCGGCGACAGTGGTGTTGGATGTGGGCGCCAACGTCGGCATCTACACGCTTCTCGCGGCCAAACGGGGAGCGCAAGTGTTTGCCGTCGAGGCCGACCCGGACAATGCGAAGGCTCTTCGTCACCATGTCGAGCTCAACGGTTTCAGCGACCGCGTAACCGTGTTCGAGATGGCTGCGACCGATTCCGCCCAGCCGCTCAAACTGTACCGGAATCCCCGCAACAGGGGCGGATCGAGTTTGTTTGGACAGTGCGACCCCGTCCAAGTGGAGGGGAGAACTTTGGACTCGCTCGATCTGCCTCCCCTCGACTTGTGCAAGATGGACATCGAGGGAGCGGAGGCGCAGGCGTTGCGGGGCATGCAGGCTACGCTGGCACGCTCGCCGCAGATGAAACTGCTGGTGGAGTGCTCTTGCCTGGCCGGCAGTCCCGAGCCCCTGCTGTCGCTGCTGCACGCCGAGTTCGCCTGGGTCAGCATCGTGGGCGGAGGCCGGCTGGTCCCATCGGAGGGAGTCCCGCCGTACTGCAACCTCTGGGCACATCACTGAGCCGGTTTGCTAGGATCTCCCAGAAAGCTGGCGCGCGCACGCAGCTTGAGCACGGAGCCCTGTGGATCTGCACGAGAAAATCCGCACGCTGCCCACCGACCCCGGCGTCTACCTCTACAAGAACGCCGCCGGCGAAGTGATCTACGTGGGCAAGGCCAAGAACCTGCGTGCCCGTGTGCGCTCCTACTTCCTGGAAGGCGCGGCCGAAGACGCCAAGACCGGCAGCCTGTTGCGCGAAGCCGTGGACGTCGAGTACATCGTGGTGGCCAACGAGAAGGAGGCGCTGGCCCTCGAGAACAACCTCATCAAGCAGAAGAAGCCCCGCTTCAACATCCTGCTGCGCGACGATAAGACCTATCCCTACATCAAGCTGAGCCTGGGCGAGCCCTGGCCGCGGCTCTCCGTCACCCGCCGCCTCAAGAAGGACGGCAGCGCCTACTATGGCCCCTACTTCCCCGCCAACCTGGCCTACCGGCTGATGGAGCTGGTGCATCGCACCTTCCGCCTGTGCAACTGCACCCGCGATCTGAGCCGCGAGCACGCGCGACCCTGCTTCCAGTACTACCTGGGACGCTGCCTGGGCCCGGCGGTCGAGGGCGGTTGCACTCCCGAGTCCTATCGCCAAGCGGTGGACGACGCCCGCCTCTTCCTCGAGGGCAAGCACGGGGACCTGGCAAGGTCGCTGGAGCAGCGCATGGCGCGCGCCGCCCAAGCCCAGCAGTACGAATTGGCTGCCACCCACCGCGACAGCCTGGCCACCATCGCCGAATTGGAGGAGCGCCAGCGCATGGCTGCCGCCGAGGGCGATGACGCCGACGCTTTCGGCTACCACTACGAGGACGGGCGCCTGGCCGTCAACCTCTTCCACCTGCGCGGCGGCAAGATGCTCGACCGCCGTGAGTTCTTCTGGGAGGAGGTCGACCCTGCCTCTTTCGACGCCGGCGAGGTCTTCTCCGCCCTGCTCAAGCAGCTCTACCTCGACCAACAGTACGTGCCCGCGCACCTCTACGTCCCGGCGGACTTCGAGGACCGGGCCATGCTGGAGGAGATGCTCTCGGAGCGGGGGCGCCGAGTAGAGATCGCGGTGCCGCAGCGCGGCGCCAAGCGCTCACTGGTGGACCTGGCCAGCCACAACGCCCGCCATTCCTACGACCAGCGCTTCCGGGTGATGAAACCCAGCGTGCGCGCCATCCAACAGGCGCTGCAGGACGCCCTCACCCTGCCCGAATTGCCGCGGCGGGTGGAGTGCTTCGACATCTCCCATATCCAGGGAGCGGAGACGGTGGCCTCCATGGTGGTGTGGGAGGACGGACGCATGAAGAAGTCCGACTACCGCAAGTTCCTGGTGCGCGAGGTGGCGGGGGTGGACGACTTCGCATCCATGCGCGAGGTGGTGGGGCGGCGCTACCGCCGCCTGCAGCAGGAGAAACAGAAACTCCCCAGCCTGGTGCTGGTGGACGGCGGGCTGGGACAACTGCACGCCGCCGCCGAGGCCCTGGAAGCGCTGTCGCTGACCAGCCAGCCGCTGGCGGCGCTGGCCAAGCGCGAGGAGATCCTCTACGTCTACGGGCAGGAGAACGAACCCGTGGTCCTCGACCACCACTCGCCGGTGCTGCACCTGATGCAGCAGATCCGCGACGAGGCCCACCGCTTCGCCGTCGGCTTCCACCGCAAGCGGCGCGAGATGCGCGACCGGGCCTCGGAGCTGCTCGACGTCCCGGGTATCGGCGAGGCCACCCGCCGCCGCCTGCTGGAGCACTTCGGCAGCGTGCGCGCGGTCAAGCAAGCCGATGCTGCCGCCCTCGCCGCCGTGGTCACCCGCGCCCAGGCCCAGGCCATCCTGGAGCACTTCCGCAAGTAGGCGGCGGCCGGCGCCGCTTTTGTCACAGCCGCGAGTGACACGGCTCACCGACTCCCGCCACAACCGCCCTACGATAGAGACAGCCCCTTTAGGAGGGCGTTATGCGTGTTCGTTCTGCTTCGTTCTTAGCGGCGATGGTGGTGGTAATCGCGCTGGCGGTCGCCGGCCTGGGCCAGAAGGTCAAGCAGACCTCGGCGCCTCCCACCTCGGCCGCCTCCGGCCAGGATATGTACATGAGCTACTGCGCCGCCTGCCATGGCACGGACCTCAAAGGCGGCGGCCCGGCGGCCGCGGCGCTGAAGATCGCGCCCACCGACCTGACCACCCTGGCACGCCGCAACGGCGGGAAGTTCCCCACTCTCCACGTCTCGCACCTCATCGCGGGTGAGGAGGTGTACCCGGCACACGGTTCCAAGGACATGCCGGTCTGGGGTCCTGCCTTCCGGGCGCTGAGCCAGCACGACAAGTCGGTGGTCATGCTGCGCATCGACAACCTGACCAAGTACATCGAGGAGCACCAGGTCAAGTAGGCGACAGCGGGCCCCGCGAGCCTCGGAGCGAAGACTACCCGCGCGCCGAGGTGCGCCGTCCCAGAAAGAAGGCGACGGCAGCCAAGATGAAGATGAGCGCGATGATCCCCTGCGACGCCACGCAGTAGATGCACCACGTCTCCAGCACTCTCCATTCGACATAGGAGAGGCGCAGGGCAAAAGCCAGGCCGGCCAGCGCACCCAGCGCGGTGAGCAGGCGGAAGCGACCGGCCAGGGCGGCCAGCAGCGCATATCCCAGGATGCCGATGGCGGCCACCGGCACCCCGCGGATCACGGCGAACATGCTGTGGTTGACCGCCCCGCAGTCCCAGCGTTCGTTGATGCTGCAGGGCGAAGTCTCGGTATTGTAGTGCTCGCGCAGCGCCATGACCGAGACCACCTGTCCAGCCAGGCACAGCGCCACGATGGCAGCCGTCAGGAATCTCATCGGTAGGGTTCGTCACCTATCCTACACCGCCGCCCGCTCCCCTGCGTGGGCGCCGCCACCCGGTGGCGGTTCTCATTCCGGGCCCGGTGGCGGCGCGTGCGGCCGGCGCCGGACCTCGGCCGCCTCCCGCTTCTCCAGTTCCATCATCAGGTGCATCTTGACGGTGGCGCTGAGGCGGAAGTGCTTGAGGGCGTCGCGGATGACGGCGGAGGGAAATCCCTTGGCGAAATAGAGCACGCGGGGCAGCGGAGTCTTGTCGTTGCGCAGCAGGGTGAGCTGGATCTCGCGGCGCAGCGACCACTTGGGATGGCGGCACACCGCCTCCACGAAGGCCTGCGGCGGGTCCTCCTTCATCAGCGCCTGTACGAGCCAGGCCTCGGTCATCTGCGGGTTGACCAGGGCGGCTTCGATGATGCGCGGCTCCGGGTCCAGGAGCAGCGCCGCCGCCACCCGCCCGGAGGCGCGCTTGGCCAGGGCCAGGCGCTCGCCCGCGGAGACGGTCTCCAGCCGCGCCACGATGCTCTCCTCCACCGCCAGCTTCAGGTCGGCGGCCACGCCCGGGGTGAGCGCGATCTGCATCAGCTCGAAGGTGTAGAGGTGGCGGGCGATGGGCAGGGCCACGTAGCGGGGCGTGCGCGGATGGCGCACCACCGCGACGATCACCTTGCGGTGCTTCATGACCGTGCCGTTCTTGGCCAGGGCTTCCAGCACGGTGTGGTGGAGGTCGCGGCGGGTGAGCAGCGCCAGCGCCAGCTCCTCGGTGAGACGGGCGTCGCCGGCCGCCTCGCGCAGCGACTCGGTGGAGGTGTCGTGGATGCGCGCCTCCAGTTGCGCCAGTTCAGCGGGCGAGAGCTTCCTGGGCGGCGGCGGGGCGGCGTGCTCCGGCTTCATACTCAGGCCCATTATCGCTCGCGCGAGGCCCCCACGTAGCTCTGGCGCGCCAGCGCCAGCGCTCCCAGCACCGGCTGGACGACTTCCGGCACGATCTCGGCCCGAGGCCGCTCGGCCAGCAAGGAACCGCTGAAGGTGCGGCGCACCTCGGCGGAGTTCTGGAAGACGCCCCCCGCCATGGCCACGCGCAGGGGGGCAGAGCCCGGCCACAGCCGCCGCATCACCAGCTTGGCCAACCCGGAGAGTTCGCTGCCCGCCTGGATGAGGAGTTCGCGCGCGCCCGTCCCGGGGAGCTGGGCAGCGCGCAGCAGATGGGGCAGCAGCGCAGCAAAGTCGGGCGGCGGCTGGGCATTGACCGCGCGCACCAGCTCGTCGCAGGTGGCCACGCCAAAACCCTGGAGGACGGCTTCCTCCAGGGGTGAGGTATCGCCGCTGTCGTGGGCGCGCAACACGGCCGCCACCGCCTGGCGGCCGATCCAACCGCCGGAACCCTCGTCGGAGACGGCCGGGCCCCAGCCGCCGGCGCGCGTCGTCTGGCCCTTCGGGTTGCGGCCGTAGGCGATGGAGCCGGTGCCGGCGATGACCACCAGCCCGGCGCCGCCGCCAAAGGCCGCTTCCAGTGCGACCACCATGTCGCCCCGCACTTCGACCTCGCCCGCCACCAGACCGCTCACCAATTCCCGCGCCAGGCGCGCGATCTCGGGATCGGCCGCCCCGGCCAGGCCGATGCAGGTGCGCTGGATGCTGGCGCGCTCCACCTCCGCCGCCACGCAGGCCATGCCGATGGCCTGATGCAGCGCGGCCCGTGCCTCCTGCCGGCCCACGCTCTGGATCTTGCAGGCAGCAGCCTGGGCGCGAGCCAGCACCTGCGTTTCGTCGCCCAGCGCGCA contains the following coding sequences:
- a CDS encoding sigma-54 dependent transcriptional regulator, producing METVLLVEDKAELREMLVIALGRMGYQVTAAANLADALAALRRQPYSAVLTDLKLPAGSGMEVMRAALEADPAVPVIIMTAYGSIAEAVAAMREGAYDFIQKPIDLEHLRHLLARALERQQLLRENLVLKEEYARRLGFPRIVGEDPALQEAARAMQRIAPTETTVLLLGESGTGKELFARAIHQLSGRAGKPFVALNCAAIPETLVENELFGHERGAFTGADSRRAGKFELAHGGTIFLDEIGELPAAVQSKLLRVLEEHVVERLGGSAPFRVDVRVIAATNRDLESAAEAGTFRRDLYYRLAAFPIRIPPLRERGGDVERIAEHLLERFRRELRKPGLRLGADALAALRAHTWPGNVRELANVLERAAILNEGELHAADLGLAANVRGGGAGEVTLEGSLPEVSARAVESVERAKIEATLRECKWNKSAAAQRLGISYKTLLNKIHAYGLD
- a CDS encoding DUF1569 domain-containing protein, producing MDSHLERLHRALERATGDLTAEQLTRHKEGKWCVAEILEHLALTYSGTVKAMERVLAAGKPLVRPATLKEGIATVLVVEAGHMPGGRQAPEMTRPRGLPPEQAVARIREDFAAMRAALEKCRQRFGASVKIANHPILGPLSVTQWCKFHWVHTRHHIKQVERLRRLGA
- a CDS encoding tetratricopeptide repeat protein, with the translated sequence MSRILVSLALAAALASPALVYAQGQDPAPPASQDSTPSSPQPADQAQKKSRLSRLKDKFSSGCVVGIGCWGDTKKPDSEAGQQKAPEGGSAPSSRPVPADQSSSRGTQIDLGPPSGSGAKPAGGVQGTYEMTLWDPHRAAKDIEVGDLYRKQGNYRAAVSRYRDALDYKPNDAEATFRMAETLEKLGEVEDAAAYYQSYLRILPRGDYAAASHQALARLEPLLGDRPPQARSGRGEEDLQLGEFYLALTNYPAAAQRFVHALQLDPYDSMAHLRLALALERMGRAAEAHEQYEAYLELLPRGPFASDVRKELAKMGPVQAPPVAPPKPDLTPILEAAEHELDAGNYAAAAERARQVLAVEAENPRALFRLAQALEGMGQREQALAGYQHYLKVDPNGPYSVPALLALDRLAHDRTAATSPPSQNPR
- a CDS encoding OmpA family protein; this encodes MKRTSFALMVVIATGLATGCASKNYVRQQVTPLVNKTDELDQMTAKNARDIRDVDTRAQAGIQDVQSKAAAADQRAQAAGQQADQAQSLASQTATGVNRLTGVVANLDNYQSVVDTSVHFAFNSADLSPKAKEALDELGAEVAKQKHYIVEVEGGTDSVGDAAYNYELSQRRADAVIQYLVSNYQIPAYRIYMVGLGKDKPTASNKTAKGRADNRRVEVHLMTNSVESDTSASNASAPGATPQR
- a CDS encoding FkbM family methyltransferase, translated to MIAPWPLRLARATRHLPWFRGLSALLKVYQRTLPSDAVYRIEDFDGDLKLDVSLRETMGINLWHAPQLHEKEERRLFCSTVGPATVVLDVGANVGIYTLLAAKRGAQVFAVEADPDNAKALRHHVELNGFSDRVTVFEMAATDSAQPLKLYRNPRNRGGSSLFGQCDPVQVEGRTLDSLDLPPLDLCKMDIEGAEAQALRGMQATLARSPQMKLLVECSCLAGSPEPLLSLLHAEFAWVSIVGGGRLVPSEGVPPYCNLWAHH
- the uvrC gene encoding excinuclease ABC subunit UvrC — translated: MDLHEKIRTLPTDPGVYLYKNAAGEVIYVGKAKNLRARVRSYFLEGAAEDAKTGSLLREAVDVEYIVVANEKEALALENNLIKQKKPRFNILLRDDKTYPYIKLSLGEPWPRLSVTRRLKKDGSAYYGPYFPANLAYRLMELVHRTFRLCNCTRDLSREHARPCFQYYLGRCLGPAVEGGCTPESYRQAVDDARLFLEGKHGDLARSLEQRMARAAQAQQYELAATHRDSLATIAELEERQRMAAAEGDDADAFGYHYEDGRLAVNLFHLRGGKMLDRREFFWEEVDPASFDAGEVFSALLKQLYLDQQYVPAHLYVPADFEDRAMLEEMLSERGRRVEIAVPQRGAKRSLVDLASHNARHSYDQRFRVMKPSVRAIQQALQDALTLPELPRRVECFDISHIQGAETVASMVVWEDGRMKKSDYRKFLVREVAGVDDFASMREVVGRRYRRLQQEKQKLPSLVLVDGGLGQLHAAAEALEALSLTSQPLAALAKREEILYVYGQENEPVVLDHHSPVLHLMQQIRDEAHRFAVGFHRKRREMRDRASELLDVPGIGEATRRRLLEHFGSVRAVKQADAAALAAVVTRAQAQAILEHFRK
- a CDS encoding c-type cytochrome, with amino-acid sequence MRVRSASFLAAMVVVIALAVAGLGQKVKQTSAPPTSAASGQDMYMSYCAACHGTDLKGGGPAAAALKIAPTDLTTLARRNGGKFPTLHVSHLIAGEEVYPAHGSKDMPVWGPAFRALSQHDKSVVMLRIDNLTKYIEEHQVK
- a CDS encoding vitamin K epoxide reductase family protein, whose translation is MRFLTAAIVALCLAGQVVSVMALREHYNTETSPCSINERWDCGAVNHSMFAVIRGVPVAAIGILGYALLAALAGRFRLLTALGALAGLAFALRLSYVEWRVLETWCIYCVASQGIIALIFILAAVAFFLGRRTSARG
- a CDS encoding BadF/BadG/BcrA/BcrD ATPase family protein, with protein sequence MALFLGIDGGGSKTECALGDETQVLARAQAAACKIQSVGRQEARAALHQAIGMACVAAEVERASIQRTCIGLAGAADPEIARLARELVSGLVAGEVEVRGDMVVALEAAFGGGAGLVVIAGTGSIAYGRNPKGQTTRAGGWGPAVSDEGSGGWIGRQAVAAVLRAHDSGDTSPLEEAVLQGFGVATCDELVRAVNAQPPPDFAALLPHLLRAAQLPGTGARELLIQAGSELSGLAKLVMRRLWPGSAPLRVAMAGGVFQNSAEVRRTFSGSLLAERPRAEIVPEVVQPVLGALALARQSYVGASRER